The DNA window CGACCAGCAACACGCGGATCGGCATCGACATACCCTTCGGTATTCGTTGACCACCGTAAGTCTGACGGGTTTTTTATTCTTCTTCGCGTTGATTTCTCCGCCTCGAACTGCTATCGAAAGTCGGCGGGAGACAGAAGCTATAACCTTGTTCCGTGACGAATAGAACGGTGATGTCACTCCTCAAAATCAACATCGAAAAGCCGGCGCTCGTCGAGGAACGAGTGTACCCCGATAGGGACTCCGCACCCGCGACCGCCAGCACGAAATCGGAATCGTCCTGCCCGTCGCTGTCGTCGGTGCTGAAACCGCTCCTCGGTCTCCTCTTCGTCGTCGGTGCCGCCCTGTTCGTGGCCAAGCGCCGCTCCGGGACGGACGACGAGGACGACGAAATCAGCGCGGACGATTTCAGTTCCGAACCCGCCGGAAGCGGGAAACTCACCCGAAAACTCGGTCTCCTCGCCAGTCTCCTCGGCGTCGTGCTCGTCGCGCGAAAGCGCCGCGGCGGAAACGACAACGAATAGTCTGACGTGACGTTTTTCTGAACTTCGTTTTCCCGAACCGCCTCGTACCAAGAGTTAAGTGGGTTGAAATACTCTTCTTCTAAGTATCAGAATGAGTATCAAGCCAGCCGAGTACGACCTGCGCGAACTCCGCAGGATGGCTGACGAGGACGAACCACCCCTCGACCTCGACGCGGACGACGACGAGCGGACGGCCGAGGAACTCCTCCGTATCGGTCAGCGCGAGGAACTGGTGAAGTTGCAAACCAAACTGCTGGCGACCGGTTCGCTTCCGGAAAAACCCTACTTGACGGGACTGCCGACCCGCTACGGTGCGGAGGTCGTGGTCTTCGAATGGCTCGATTTCCTCATCGAAAAGGCCGGATTCGAGAACACCGGCAACGCGCTCTCCTACTACGTGGACATCGACTGGCTGAGCGAATCGGCCTACGAGTCCCTTCGCTCGTACATGTACGGGTTCTCGGAGACGGACCGGTTCGGGTCCGCTGGTCCCGCTTCGCTCGACACGAGCGACCACGTTCTCAGCCTCATCTACATCGCCCGTCTCGCGTCGCTCTGAACGCCGTCCGAAGCGCGTCGTCGAGGCACCCGTACGGTCTCGTTTTCCGAGCGGTGCGTCGGACGAGTCCCTCGCCGCTCAGAACGTGTCTACGACGGGAATCCCCATCGTCTCGTAGTCGCTCATCGCGGCCAGCCGGTCCGGAACGTCGTCCAGCGTGACGGTTTCGGAGACGACGGCGCTCGGGTCGAGGGTCCCCGACTCGACCATGCGGAGGATTTCGTCGTAGCGCGGCGGTTGCATTCCGAACGACCCGACGAACTCGATTTCCTTCATCACCATCGCGTCCGTCGGCAGTTCCACGCTCCCCCGCTCCTCCTTCGTCGTGAGGCCGATTTGGACGTGTTGGCCGCGGCGTCGGAGGCTGGAGACGGAGTTCTGGCAGGTTTCGGCGATGCCGAGCGCGTCCACCGACACCGACGCGCCGCCGTCCGTGATGCCCATGATGGCCCTCGGCACGTTGTCCGTCTCGGCGGCGTTCACGGTTTCGAGCGCCCCGAGTTCCTCCGCCTTCGCCAACTTCTCGTCGTCCAAATCGACGGCGACGACGTTCGCACCGATGGCCGAGGCGATGTGGACCGCCGAGAGGCCGACGCCTCCGCACCCGTGGACCGCGACCCAATCGCCCGCGTCCATGTCCGCCCGATGGACCACCCCGTGGAACGCGGTGACGAACCGACAGCCGAGTCCGGCCATCGCCACCGGCGACACGCCGTCCGGGAGCGTCACCGCGTTCTGGTCGGCGGCGGGAACGTGAACCTCCTCGGCGAACGCGCCGGGAACGGGGTCGGCGAAGCCGAGCGGGAGGAGGTTTTCACAGACGTTCGAGTGGCCGTTTCGACACTCCGGACAGGTGCCGTCGCTCAGGGTGAACGGGACGGCGACGCTATCGCCCTCGCTGAGGCGCGTCACGTCCTCGCCCACTTCGATGACCGTTCCGGCGGGTTCGTGGCCCAAAATATGTCCCGTTGGCGGTTTCGCGCCTATCCAGTCCCAATCTCCCTGCCACGCGTGCCAGTCGCTTCGGCAGATGCCGCAGGCGTCCGTTTCTATCACGATGCCGTCCGGGTCGGGTTCCGGGCGTTCCACGTCCTCGATTCGAAGGGGTTCGCCGTACTCGCGTAACACTGCAGCGCGCATGTCCGCATCCTCGTTTCTCTCGCAAATAAATCTACGCCGGTGTGTACGGATATGTGGCGACTTCTGTTAACATAGGTTACTGAAATGCCGAAGATTCTTTTCATTGGAATCCGAAGACGGGGTATGGCATTTCGACTGTCAGACGAACAGCGTGCGATACGCGAGGCGGTGCGGGAGTTCGGCGAGGCGGAGATAACGCCGGTCGCCCGCGAACACGACGAGGAGAAGAAGTACCCCGACGACCTCGTTCGGAAGGCGGCGGAACTGGACCTCGTGGCACCGGGCATTCCGGTCGAGTACGGCGGTGCCGGGATGGACACCCTCTCGTCGGTCATCGTCACCGAGGAACTCTGGCGGGCCGACGCGGGTATCGGGAGCGCAATCGGCAGCCGCGGGTTCGGCTCGAACATGATCCGGAAGTACGGCGACGAGTGGATGAAAGAGGAGTGGCTCCCGCGCATCGCCAGCGGCGAGTCCGCCTGCTGTAGCTGTATCTCCGAACCGGGGCACGGTTCGAACGTCGCGGGTATCGAGACGGTCGCCCGGCGCGATGGCGACGAGTACGTCATCGACGGCAACAAGATGTGGATTACCAACGGCACCGTCGCGGACGTCGCCGTCGTCATGGCGAAGACGGACCCCGAGGCCGAACCGCCCCACCGCGGTATCAGCGCCATCCTCGTCCCCACCGACGTGGACGGCTTCGAGCCGACGAAAATCGACAACAAACTCGGTATCCGCGCCTCGGACCTCGCGGAAATCGTCCTCGACGACGTGCGCGTCCCCACCGAGAACGTCATCGGCGAGGAGAACGAGGGGTTCTATCAGCTGATGGATTTCTTCGCCTCGGGTCGCGTCAGCGTCGCGTCGCAGGCCGTCGGCGTCGCGCAGGCCGCCGTGGACGAATCCATCGACTACGCCAACGAGCGCGAGCAGGGCGGCCGACGCATCAAGGAGTACCAAGCCATCGGGCACAAGGTCGCGGACATGGCGACGGACGTGGAGGCCGCCCGCTCTCTGACCTACCGCGCCGCCTCCCACGTCGATTCGGGCGACGACCAGTTGGCGACTCGATTCGCCAGCATGGCGAAACTCTTCGCTAGCGAGCACGCCGTGGACGTCGCAGACGAGGCGATTCAGGTCCACGGCGGCGCGGGCTACGTCACCGACCACCCCGTCGAGCGCTACTACCGCGACGCCCGCATCACCAAAATCTACGAGGGAACCAGCGAAATCCAGAAGAACATCATCTCCGACGACCTGCTCTAGGACTTCGAGAGGGAATTTCACAGGATGGGGCGACGCTCGACCGACCAACTGTCACAAACGCCAACTCACCTATCCATCGTGGCGCGGTGCGAGTGCGGGGTTGGGACTGAAAGGGGCCGGGCGTTGTCGCCGCGAGCGAAGCGAGAGGCGGCTCGGAAGAGCGGAGCTCTTCCGGCGCGGGGAGGTCAAAATATCCCACACAGCGACCGCGAACGTCCGGGGGCTTTCGAGGACTTCATCACAGTAGTTGTGTCTCTGACGCGAGCAGTAACAGACGTCGATGATGACTACCTCACAGCCGTCGAGACACGACAAGAGGGTACAACGGTAACGCGAGCAGTAACAGACGTCAATGAGACCGCAACCGCACCGCTTCCGCCCTCGGACCTCCCCAGCCTCCTCGCTCGTTCCCGTTCGCACGGGAACGTCACTCGTCCCTCGCGCGCCGCTCGTTGCACTCGCTTCCGCGCGCCGACCACCACGATTCGCAGCTATCCGAAACGAACACAACTCTCGATTTTCTCGCGGCGTTCGAAGGAGAACTATGATAACCCGCTCTCCGGAAGGAGTACTATGACCGACGAGACGGATTCACCGGAGTGGAAGTTCAAGGAGCGGGACATAGCGATTCTGCGGGAGTTGACGCGGGACCCGCAACTGTCCTCGCGCGAGCTCACGACCATTCTCGCGGAGGAGTACGACATCGAGGTGTCGCACGTCACCGTGAGCGAGTCGATTCGGGAGATGCGTAACGAGGGTGTGTTCCGGGAGGCCATCATCCCCAACGAGGAGTACTACATCTTCGGCCTGTTCGAGTTCAAGTTCAACCCGGAACACTTCGCGGACAGTTGGCGCGCCGCGATGGAGTACATCCGCGACGACCCCAACACGCTGTTTTACTTCCTCTCTGACGGCGAGTACCAGTGGAAGACGGTAATGATGTTCCCCAACCGGCAGGCGGAGTCACAGTGGATTCACGAGTTCTACAAGGAACACGGGGACGTCATCGACAACATCCGCAACTCGGTGGTGCACAACGTGCTCAAGTTCCGCACCGACCCCGAGATATTCGAGGGGCTGAACGACGAGCACATGGAGTAGGTCGCGTCGCCCGCGCCGGTCCCCGCTTCGCTACCGGACGAACGGGCGTCGTTACCGCACGAGCGAGAGGAGTTCGCACGACAGCACGACTTCCTCGCGCTGGTTCAGAACTTCGGCTTCGTATCGAACGACGCCGGTCGCGGTCGGGTGGTCCCTCCGTTCCTTTTCGAGCAGTTCCAACTCGACGTGAATCGTGTCGCCGAAGAAGACGGGCGCTCGAAAGCGGAGTCGGTCCACGCCGTAGAACGCGACTACTTCCGCACGGTCGTCGGCGATGCGCCGCGTGAGTCCGGTCATCGCCGAGAATACGAGCGCGCCGTGGGCGATTCGCTCCCCGAACTCCGAATTTTCCATCTCGGTCTCGCTGGTGTGGAGCGTGTTGAAGTCGCCGCTCACGCCCGCGAAGTTCACCACGTCCGCTTCGGTGATGGTTCGTGAAGGGGTCGTCATCCGACGGCCGACGTCCAGTTCCTCGAACGAGAGCGCCACGTCACTCACCCGTGAATTCGGGGTCGCGGTCCTCGCGGAACGCGGCGGTCCCCTCGCGCACGTCGTCGGTGCTCATGAGCAGGCCGAAGCCCTGACTCTCCATGGCGAGCGCGGCGTCGAGGCTGGCGTCGCCCCCTTCGTTCATCACTTTCTTCGCCACCTTCAGGCCGAGCGGCGGCCCTTCGAGCAGGTCGTCCACGAACTCCGCAACGACGTCCTCGAACTCGTCGGCGGGGACGGCGCGGTTGATGAGACCCCACTCCTCGGCGCGGTCGGCGTCGATGCGGTTGCCTCGGAACACGAGTTCCTTGGCGCGCGT is part of the Haladaptatus paucihalophilus DX253 genome and encodes:
- a CDS encoding zinc-dependent alcohol dehydrogenase family protein produces the protein MRAAVLREYGEPLRIEDVERPEPDPDGIVIETDACGICRSDWHAWQGDWDWIGAKPPTGHILGHEPAGTVIEVGEDVTRLSEGDSVAVPFTLSDGTCPECRNGHSNVCENLLPLGFADPVPGAFAEEVHVPAADQNAVTLPDGVSPVAMAGLGCRFVTAFHGVVHRADMDAGDWVAVHGCGGVGLSAVHIASAIGANVVAVDLDDEKLAKAEELGALETVNAAETDNVPRAIMGITDGGASVSVDALGIAETCQNSVSSLRRRGQHVQIGLTTKEERGSVELPTDAMVMKEIEFVGSFGMQPPRYDEILRMVESGTLDPSAVVSETVTLDDVPDRLAAMSDYETMGIPVVDTF
- a CDS encoding FlaD/FlaE family flagellar protein, giving the protein MSIKPAEYDLRELRRMADEDEPPLDLDADDDERTAEELLRIGQREELVKLQTKLLATGSLPEKPYLTGLPTRYGAEVVVFEWLDFLIEKAGFENTGNALSYYVDIDWLSESAYESLRSYMYGFSETDRFGSAGPASLDTSDHVLSLIYIARLASL
- a CDS encoding MaoC/PaaZ C-terminal domain-containing protein, whose product is MALSFEELDVGRRMTTPSRTITEADVVNFAGVSGDFNTLHTSETEMENSEFGERIAHGALVFSAMTGLTRRIADDRAEVVAFYGVDRLRFRAPVFFGDTIHVELELLEKERRDHPTATGVVRYEAEVLNQREEVVLSCELLSLVR
- a CDS encoding Lrp/AsnC family transcriptional regulator, producing MTDETDSPEWKFKERDIAILRELTRDPQLSSRELTTILAEEYDIEVSHVTVSESIREMRNEGVFREAIIPNEEYYIFGLFEFKFNPEHFADSWRAAMEYIRDDPNTLFYFLSDGEYQWKTVMMFPNRQAESQWIHEFYKEHGDVIDNIRNSVVHNVLKFRTDPEIFEGLNDEHME
- a CDS encoding acyl-CoA dehydrogenase family protein, yielding MAFRLSDEQRAIREAVREFGEAEITPVAREHDEEKKYPDDLVRKAAELDLVAPGIPVEYGGAGMDTLSSVIVTEELWRADAGIGSAIGSRGFGSNMIRKYGDEWMKEEWLPRIASGESACCSCISEPGHGSNVAGIETVARRDGDEYVIDGNKMWITNGTVADVAVVMAKTDPEAEPPHRGISAILVPTDVDGFEPTKIDNKLGIRASDLAEIVLDDVRVPTENVIGEENEGFYQLMDFFASGRVSVASQAVGVAQAAVDESIDYANEREQGGRRIKEYQAIGHKVADMATDVEAARSLTYRAASHVDSGDDQLATRFASMAKLFASEHAVDVADEAIQVHGGAGYVTDHPVERYYRDARITKIYEGTSEIQKNIISDDLL